The genomic region AGAAGTAATGCAACCACTACTACCAAAACTGCTGTAACGCTCCTTTTCATTGCTGTACCTCCTTTGATTTTATTGATTACAGTATATCAAAGGCATGTGAAATGACAGTGAATGAATTTCGAACAATTGTGAACATCATAAAGGAATATGTACGGTAAAAACTGAACCCTGTCCATGCTCACTCCTCACCTCTATCTTTCCCCCGTGCGCCTCGATGATTTCTTTTACTATGGTAAGACCGAGACCAAGACCCCCTTTGGAAGATTTATAAAATCTCTCAAAAATAAAGGGTATGTCTTCTTCTTTTATCCCGCACCCGGTATCCTCTATTTCTATTATTATCTCTTTTTCTTTCTCTGAAGACCTTATCCATACAGTTTCACCCTTATCCGTTGCCTTTATGGCATTGTTCAGGAGGTTTATAACGACCTGACTGAGCCTGTCGGGATCGGCATCTACTCTAATGTTATCGTTGCACTGAAGTTCAATAGAGATGTCTTTATCAAAGAAGAGCTTGCTGAACCTTTCAGTAATATTTTTCAGGAAAGGCTTTAGTTCAATCGTCTGTTTTCTCAGGGAGAGCGCACTTGCCTCTGCCTGAGAAAGCTCTTCAATCCCCTCGAGTATGTTCTTTAGCCTCCCTGTCTCTTCAGATAAAGACTGCAAATTTTTTTTGTCAATAGGGATAAGACCGTCCATCATTCCTTCAAGTTCTCCCTGTATTGCACACAGTGGTGTCCTGAGTTCATGGGCTACATTTGAAATAGTCTTTTTCCTGAGGGCTTCCTGCAGCTCAAGGGTCTTTGCCATTTTGTTAAAAGTTTTCGACAGGCTGCTTAACTCATCATTGCCTGAAACAAGAACCCTTTTTTTCAGATTTCCCTCACTGATGGATTTAGCAGCAGAGGCAAGTCTCTTTATGGGGTTTGTCAATTTTTTTGAAAATACAATGCTCAGGAAAATTGCAAGTCCTCCAAGCCCGAAAAGGGAGAGCAACAGAAACCTGTTTGATCTCTCGACAAATATACTTTCCTTCCCGGGTTTCAAAAATCGCACATCCATGCGGCCGATCTCCTTTCCGCCTAAAAAAAGCGTATAGGGGAAAAACCTGTTGGATTTACTTGACGACTTGAGTTCCGAAACAGACATTACGCGCTTCATCATCAGGGGGGATAAGCTGATGATTGCCTTTTCCGTGTCCATCACTACTGATTTGTTCATGTCCAAAACCCTTATCTCAAGTCCCAACATCAATGCCCAGATCACATCCTCAGTTACGACATCTCTGTTCCATTCACCATACTTATCATACATAGCTTCAAGGTCGGCCATTACCCAGTAGACCCTGTCTTCAATCTCGCCTTCCAGATAGCCACGGAAATCCTTTACCATCAGTTCCCGAAGCATAAAAGCGGC from bacterium BMS3Abin08 harbors:
- the baeS_1 gene encoding signal transduction histidine-protein kinase BaeS → MGWDINLSVREMLKSLWIKFLILLLAVSIIALSAAFMLRELMVKDFRGYLEGEIEDRVYWVMADLEAMYDKYGEWNRDVVTEDVIWALMLGLEIRVLDMNKSVVMDTEKAIISLSPLMMKRVMSVSELKSSSKSNRFFPYTLFLGGKEIGRMDVRFLKPGKESIFVERSNRFLLLSLFGLGGLAIFLSIVFSKKLTNPIKRLASAAKSISEGNLKKRVLVSGNDELSSLSKTFNKMAKTLELQEALRKKTISNVAHELRTPLCAIQGELEGMMDGLIPIDKKNLQSLSEETGRLKNILEGIEELSQAEASALSLRKQTIELKPFLKNITERFSKLFFDKDISIELQCNDNIRVDADPDRLSQVVINLLNNAIKATDKGETVWIRSSEKEKEIIIEIEDTGCGIKEEDIPFIFERFYKSSKGGLGLGLTIVKEIIEAHGGKIEVRSEHGQGSVFTVHIPL